The region CGAAGGTGATCACTTTGATTTTTTGTAGGATGTATTTATATGGTCGTGCGGATCGCACGATGAGCTTCAGGCCAGGGTATTGGATCGTAGCATTGGGCTGATGCCGTGGTTACGGGAATATAATGCTTGCCAATGGCATTTGGTAAGTTATCAAAAGCTTACACCGGCCTTGTAAAAATGAGGCAAGGCCGGGAGGGCGGTAAGACGGGGTGAAAATGAGACGAAGGATGAACGGGTTAATTCTTCCGCTTTTTCCTACCGCATGCTGGCTGCAATCCGGACAGCCAAGGTCTTCGCATAAACTCTCAATTCCGGTACGGCCGTGGCTTCCCAAAACTGAGCCTTGAGCATCGGGCCAACATAGCTTAACCAGGTTGAGGGAGCTCCATTGCTATCCCTAACCGCGAGAGATTCGTCTACACACACACCAAGCCCGAGAGAATCCAACTGTATCAACCCGGCCTTACGAAGCTGAACAATCAACTGATCATCAACCCGGGCAAGATTTGAATTGGGCCCAGTGCAATTGATGATATGGGAAACCTCAATGGACTCAATGCAACCAGATCCGCGCAACCCGACTTGAACACGCAAACCGTCTGGCTGTACTTCTATACCGCAGATTCTACCGGCCATTGGCAGGAGCCTACGTTCTTTGATCCGATCAGAAAAAATCGCAAATGATGCCGGCGCGACCCTGTGACGATGTGCGTCCCAGTAAACTTGCGCATGGCGCAAAAACCGTTGCTTCTCCTTATCAGGCAGCCGACCCCACAACTTGGCGGTCACAGGTCTCAACGCACCAATAATATCCCGCCAATCGATATCGTCTTGTTGCCCGGCCGCCGCCAGCGAACGCATCTTTCGAAGGTAACTCACCACTGTCGGTTTGGACGATAGAAGCTGCTCGACTATGTCACTAGCAACAACTGACGAATTCCGGCTGGCGCGATGCGGCAATGGCTGAACGCCTCGTCGCGAAAGCATATAAACCGGCCCAGTATGACCTTGCTGATCTAACGTCAAGGCCACATCAAGAGCGGTTAAGCCTGCGCCCAATAGCAGAACGGGTGCCAGCGGATTGATCGGCACTTCCAGCGCCCCGGACCATGGGTCAGCAAGGTAACGCCCTTCAGCCCGCGCTACTGCGGTAACGGGTGGATTAAAAGGTGAAAAATTACCAAAAGCGAGAATCACATGATCCGCCGCCAATTGTCGACCGTCAGCCAGATGAACCAAGGCCGTTCCATTCTTCGGCTCAAGAACGTGAGCCTCGACGGTCATGCGCTCAAAACTTACACCAGGACCACAACGAAATGCAGCATCGGCCAGCAGACCGGATAGATACTCGCCATAGAGTTTGCGCGGGACGAAGGAAGACGCCCGTGTACCAGGCAACCGACTTTCACAAAAACGTAGAAAGTGGTCCGGCTGATCGACCAACGCCGACATATTACCAGCAGGTACATTCAGCAAATGCCTGGAGCTACTCGTTCCATAAGCCAGCCCCCTGGCCATTTCACCCGAACGGTTAAGGAGGATGACGCGAGTGTTCGGCGCGCACACCTGCAAAAACTGAATGGCCGTAACCGCACCACTAAAGCCGGCACCAATAATAACCAGCGTTTTCACAGTTCAAACCGCCCAACCAAAAAACTCATGATTTTTGCGACAGCCGTCGGAACATCATCCTCCAGCGTATTGATGCAAATATCCGGACTCACTGGCGGTTCATACAAAGAGTCGATACCAGTAAAGTTCTTTATCAAACCAGAGCGTGCCTTCCCGTAAAGCCCTTTGGGATCGCGGCGCTCGCACTCAACCAAAGAAGTATTGATATAGACCTCGACAAAGTAGGCCTCACCAATAACTTCCCGCGCCATAGCCCGATCACGTCGAAACGGAGAAATAAATGCACTAACGACAATCAAACCTGCGTCGACAAATAATTTGGCAACCTCAGCAATTCGCCGGATATTTTCAGCCCGATCATCATCGTTAAATCCCAGGTCGCGACAAAGACCGAGGCGCAAGTGATCGCCATCCAACAAATAGGTATGACGATGATGCTCGAGCAATGCTTGCTCAAGGGCATTGGCGATCGTCGACTTCCCGGCGCCACTGAGCCCGGTAAACCAAAGCACTGCAGGCCGTTGTTGCTTGATGGCGCTACGTTGCGCCTGGTCAACGGACGTTTTATGAACGACAAGGTTTTCAGTCATCGCTTCCTACACCGCAGCCATGTACACATGGACATGAATTCAAAATTTCAGCTCCAAAAAGTCGATTTGATCTCTAAACAACGAAGCCGAACCCATCAAATAGAACCGGAGAATAGACCCGGAGAACGTGTACGCCAAGGAAACCCGGCTCCGAAAAATACGCAGCCTATTCAGTTTACTGCCGAATGCCATGCATCTAACAGCTCATCTACATACGATGAAACAGACTTCGGCGACTTCGAGTTCAGGGCAAGACCCGCCAGCAACCCGGGACAATCAAGCAGGCGACGCAGGGCCCGCTCCAACTCGCTCGCGCTCCCAGGCTCGAACAGCAGACCATCGACGCCGTCAGCTACGACTTCAGCAATGCCCGGCACATCGGACGCCACTACAGGACACCCGGCTGCCTGAGCCGAGTAAACGACAAGAGGTGTGTTTTCATTCCAGACAGAGGGAACGACCAAGGCATCAAGCTGCCCAAAAACGCCAAAAATCTCATTATTTGGAAATGTACCGCAAAACTCCACACTCGCATTATCACCAGCCAATTGTCGCAGCCGAGCGGCGTACTCAGGAAAGTCCGTTTGCTTGCCGTAGATTTTGAGATTTATGTCGCTGGATGAAAGGCCCTGCAAGGCCTGCAACAGGACGTGACACCCCTTGTGTGGCGCAAGCGTTCCTATAAATCCGAGCCGCAAGGGACGAGTGCCGCCATTTCGTTCCCGAGGAACCACAGCCAAATCAAGATTGATGCCGTATGGCGATCTGACAAGAATGTCCTTTCTGACACCGTGGCGTAACAACAGTTCTTCGATCATCTTGTTGGGAGCAAAGATGCGGTGCAAAACATTGAGCCTGTTGACGTTGCGCTCAAGTCGACCGTCAAGGGCACGGAGTTCCTGGACAAAGGAAACGCTAGGCATCAATGGAGAGCGAGCAATACGCACCAAATAATCGCTGAAAACATCCGGAACTGCTGTGATCAGCTTGCCTACCCGATCGCCGAGCATATTGGCGGCAAAATGGATTGCACAATTGCCTGCATCGGGACTGGGGCCCGCACAGGCGCGACCACCACAACGCAGCAACTGCGCAGTCGGGCATACACTCCAAAAGTCGGTAGGGGTGTAAAAAGCCGGCACGCCTGCAGCCACCGCTTTATCGATCAGGCCAGTGCCCAAACGATTAAGGTGAAAAAAATGAACGACGTCAGGCTTGAACTCGACAAGCAAGCGCCCAAAGAAATCGGCAGCCAGGTGATTATCAAAGCCAATTTCGATCTTCGAAGTCTGCCCCCCATTGGCACATATGAATGCAGGAAGCGGTAGACCCGAATACCCTCGTACAGATAATCATCGGTGCGCTCAGCGTCCGTGAGCACATCGTTAGCGGGGTAACCCGTGAGGATGATCACTTCATGCCCACGGGCTATCAAAGCGTTAGCCACGGACAAAGTCAGGACTTCGGTACCCGCGGAGAACTCCGGAAAAAACTGATGTACCGTGAGCAGTACCTTCATTCCAGACCGCAACCAACGCGTCTGCAGAGGCCGCCGCGGATCATCTGGCCGGCCTCACTTTTCACTTTCTTTTTGCCCATTCGAATGTTCTGGCGATCCCCTCTTTCATCGAGACTTGAGGCGACCAGCCCAACTCTTCCCGCGCAAGATCATTGCTTAGTACGCTGACAGGCACATCAAAAGAGCGCCCCGGCTTATAGACCCTGGACACTTCCGCGCCACTGACTTCGCCGATCAGCTCCAACAGACTATTGAGGCTGGTCCCGACACCCGAACTGATATTGAACACCCCGGCATTGCCGGAGTAGCTGATGGACTTGGCGAAAGCCTCTGCCACATCGCTGACATGCAGGAAATCACGCTGGACACTGCCGTCCCCCCAAATCTCGATAGGGACTTGCTTCAACACATTGTGGATAAATACGCCAACCGCACCCTGCGCTGTCTCCACACGCTGCCGCTCGCCATAGGGATTCGCGACCCTGAGAATAACCGGCTTGATGCCGTGGATATGGCCGTACATCAAGATATACTTCTCAATGGCCAACTTGGTTATGCCATAAGAAACTTCTGGATCTGTAGGGTGTTTTTCATCAATCGGAATGTACTTTGGAGAACCATATACAGTTCCCCCCGAAGAAATGAATACAATCCGCCCTACTTTGTGAGCAACCATTGCATTAAGCAGTTGCAAACTTGCAATCAGGTTGCTCTGTACATCATAAATCGGATCTTCGTTCGAACTTTTAGGCAGCGTCGTAGATACGAGATGCAGCACCGCATCAACGCCCTCTACCGCCTTATTGATATCACTCGTCGCTAACAGGTCGCCGGTCATCCACTCGACGTTTTCGTGGGGAAGAAACTTCCGATATTCGCCAACTCGTGGACGCTCGAATACCCGGATCGAATGCCCATCAAGCAACAACCGATCAACAATGGTTGAACCGATAAAGCCGCCGCCACCAAACACTGTTATTTTCATAAAAACTCTCGACTGACATCGAACGCATGACTATAAATTTTATGTTATGCAACAATGCAAAAACGAAAAAACTAACACAAGAACAGCAATACGTCAAGAAATCAACAATTTCATTCTTCTTACTACCTTCTGAGTCAAGGGCTTATCGAGAATATATTTCCCTAAACGATAATGACGAACTCGCGCGACCAAAAGATAAATAAAACCACGTTTAAAGGACACCTCGGTCTGCGCGTCATTAGTCAGGCAATGCGTCGCATAAATTTGATCGAGGTAGGTGGTAACACGCCTGCTTTCCAGAGCCCACGTCGCCAGCTCTTTCGCAAGTCCCAAGGCGAGAGGCGGGTGTGACGAAGCAATCCTGTTGCGATGCGCCTCATCCAGAATCTCAAGCCACTGGCGATTTGTCGCTGCCGAAGTGTAATGGGCCGCAATCAGCCGCTTACACGCCTGCGCCTTGCGTTCACGCATGGACACATCGGCTGCAACGGCCTGCAATACACCAACATAGCGACTGACCTCATCCTCACCATGAGCGACCAGATATCCCATCTCTTCGCCAACCAGTTCGTCCTGTCCGCCCACATCCGCTACTACGGGAACGACGCCCGCGGCCATGGCCTCGAGAAGCGCGACCGAAATACCCTCGTATTCCGACGGCATCAGCAGGACGTCAGATACCGCCAGCAAGGAAAGCCACTCGGCGTGCGGCCTGGCGCCCAGCACCCTGACATTGTCCCCAAGCTCATAATCCTTGATCAGCCCTTCGAATGCTGGCCTTAGTTCGCCATCACCAATAACAAGTGCATTGAAGCGCACACCGGCGAGCTTCAACGTATGGAGTATCTCGGCAAGCTTCAACGGCCTTTTCTGATCGCACATACGACCGGCAAAAATGATGGTGAGCGCACTCTCGTCCAAATCGAAACGACGCAACGTATCGCCGCGCTCGGATGCTGTCATGGAAACCGGGTTCGACTTGATGCCTGTATACATAACCCGGATCTTTTCTTGGTCAGCTCCGCGCTCAGCCATCCACTCCGCCAAGTGGCGAGTGCTCACGACATTTATGTCGAGTGCATCCTGATACCCCACAGAAAACCGCGGATGCCCGCCATTGAGCCAGTGCATTTCCTCTGTGTGGCTAAGATCCAGGAATGCAGTTTCAGGCGCCGCACTCTTAAGATAAGGAAGCAACTGATAACCCAGGGTACTTCCAGTAATAAGCACCGTATCAATACCCCGAGAGGCGATAAGGTACAAAAGAAAGCGTGGAAAGTCGGACAGCGAGAGGAAGTTCGGAAGTACGAAAATATCCGGGGTCAATTCGGCAAACTTGTGCTCCCAGCGATGCTCAGCCTCAAGCGTGGCGCAAACAGTGACATCAGCACCGCCAGCAATCAGTCCTTCGATAAGGTCAATACTGACCCGATCCGCCCCGCCCTCAACCATCCAGGGCAAAAGGAACATAACTCTCCTGCCACGAACATTGGGCTTGAGCGGATTCTGAAAGGCAAATTCGACCGGCAATGTTTCATAGGCTGACGGGTAACGTCGGTGCGGATGCGGGACTTCTTTCTTGAAGCCTGCAAAGACACTCTCGGCCTCTTGTGCCACCGCCGTCAGTCTGCACCACTGCAAATGCTCGGGAATTGTAAAGCCCCAGTGACCCGCCCCAGCCAATCGGGTAAGCGTAGAGATGGGATCGCGACCATCCGGCAAGACAGCGATGTCATCAAAAGCCTCGATCAGAGCCGATGTACGAACAACCATGCCCCTGACTTTGACCTGAGGGTTGCCGAGGTAATATTTACCCTCACTACAACGTTGCTCGACCAGAAAATCTTCAGCCCCATGAATCACGCCGAAAGAGTTGCAAAAGGCAAATTCGGGATTGGAGGCGAGACACCAGAGCGCCTTCTCAATGAATGTTGCCCCCAGTCGAGTCGATGTATCGACAAGTACAATATACTCAGGCTGTGCCCAAATCGTACTCGTGACTGCACATTCCGCGTGTTCGCGAATGGATACCCGCGCGTCTCCCGCCACCTCAGCAACAAGCGCATCATGAACTTGCGCATCGAGATTTACGTCATGACAAACAAGCCACTTCCAGTTCTGAAAGGTCTGGCGTCGTAACGACTGATAGACTTCGGAAAAATCCAGGCTACGCCCATTAAAGTAGCTCACAACTAGAACTTTAGAGCCTTGTGCATCACTCACAGGCTCGGGTTCGTAACGGCCCGCTATCGTAGCCATGCCTGAATAATTGGAGAAATCAGAGGGGGCGGAGTTTAACATTGTGAGAACTATTTCCCTGCGCCGAGACGCTGAAGGCTCTTCATTAGCTTGAAAAGCGAAAATCCATTGTAATCACGAAGTTTGAGAAATGGTTTTTCTACAAACAGGTACGTCATGTAGGCAAGCGCATAAACACACGCCATAAATATCGGGTACACCAACCACGGGTTGTTATAAACGCTCTCATGCAGCCCAAAACGATTTATGACTGCTATCACCAATATGAAAGCAAATATGTGACCCAGATAAATAGAATATGAAATCAGGCTTGTGAATTTCACAAAACGATTAACCAAAGTCCAACGCGAAGGACGCAAGTTAAAAAAAGCCGGGACCAGAGCCGCAAAGAAAATTGCCGAACATGTAAAAAACAACGTAAGCACAGCTTTGTTATTTACGGTCCAAGGCCATCCTTGCTTGGTCAACACAATGATTGCAGCAACGAACGCTAAAGGTATGTACCAGTACTTGATCAGCCGATCAAACAACGACCGATGCCAGGTATAAAGATAAGCAATCGCGACCCCACCACCGATAGCATCCAGGCGAAAAAGCACAATATAACGAGCATCGTCATACCTGTCCGTCCCGATAGATATACCCAAACGGGCCAAAAAAGGAACAACGATGAACAATCCGATGGTGAAAGTGGCTGCGCGCTTTACCCCCGCGCCAAGCCCAATCATAAGCAACAGCGCTAAAGGAAAAGCGTAATAGAACCACTCTTCTACAGCCAGACTCCAAGACAACCGATAGAAATCAGTCATTGGCCAAGCAAAGTTCTGTGCGAAAACAAGATACTGGAACTGCTCGGCAAAAGTGGTCGCGCCCTTCCAGTCAAACCGCAACGAAATAAAGAAATAGAAAACGTAAAGTGGAAGCGTCCTCATCCACCTCCGGTACCAGAACCCGGTCAAGCCAATGGTCCTCATTTCCCCCCAATGGGCAGCCTCTTTTAATAGAATCCTGCCAATCAGAAAGCCGCTCAGACAGAAAAACAGATCCACACCAAAAATCGCAAGGAAAGCAAAGGATTGCAGAATAGGATTAGGCAGTGAATGCCCGAGCATGTGCCCGAATACGACGAGCAGACAGGCAAGCGTACGACAGACATCCAACCCGAAGGATCGATTCGTAGCTGTAGCTGATGAGTTCATAGGAATTGACACTCGGGTGCTATTTATTGGCATTTATTTGCTTGGTCCACAGTATTTCGCAGCAATGACCGGCCGGGGATTTAAACTGTCCCAAGGCAACCCGATCAACTGCAGCGGGTCCAAACTCTATTCGGTACTTACAGTAGGCAACGCCCGACCGCGTGCTGGTACTCTTTGGCGTAAGTGATTTCAAACTGAAATCCATATTAATAAAGCCTTCAGGACCGGCCTTAGAAAGATCAACCGGATATGCATGAAGAAAAAAGGATCCTCAAAACGCCCGACTTCACAATCCTTGAGTTCGAACTCCACCCCAGAGCTTGCAACCGCTACCTGCAGTCCTTCCGCGACCGCAACCGAGGCGACACTCTCGCCCCCATCCCAACGAGTGAAATATAAAGTGCCAATAGCGAGCACGACAAACAAAGAAACTGCACCTAGAATCCTAAAATCAATTTTCACTCGGTTTCCCTTCACTGTTGAAATACACCTGCTCACAATAAAACCAAAGACTCCTTCCAGGGCACACACCCCGAAATAATCGTTGGCTCCGGCGAAGCGTCCGCAGCTACTCAAGTAACCACGGACGAGCGCTTGATGTTACGCAGATCTCAATTTTCGAATAACTTTATCTGCAAAACCACGCAGACCACCTGACGCAACAGTTTGAGCAGGAGCGGCTACCAGAGCAGCAGAACTGAAAAAGTCTTCCTTGCCGGTGAGCGCAATAAAATCCAGATAATTGAAGCCGTGGATCGATTCGATATGCTCCTGCTCTTTGGGGCACGTCATCAATTGATAGAGCAACTCAATACCGAAAAGACGAGTACCTGGGCAAGTGCCAGCATGAATGGCGACCATAGCGAGTAGATACTTGGGGCTGGCGCCCGCAGGCGTCACCCATTGCTCGGACTCCGGAAATGCTTCAAGGATGTCCGCGAGCGGCAAGTCGATATAATGCTGCTTCTGCAGATGCCATTCCAGCTTCAACCGTGCCCGCCGGTCCGGCCGGTCCCCGCTGGCATTGGATTGATCCGAGAAAATCCGATGTAAGGTCAGATTTTCCTGAACCACATGGATGTCGGTGACCTTGAGCAAACGAGTCCAGAGTTCCGCGTCATCAATCTGGGCATGGGC is a window of Pseudomonas sp. 10S4 DNA encoding:
- a CDS encoding FAD/NAD(P)-binding protein, whose protein sequence is MKTLVIIGAGFSGAVTAIQFLQVCAPNTRVILLNRSGEMARGLAYGTSSSRHLLNVPAGNMSALVDQPDHFLRFCESRLPGTRASSFVPRKLYGEYLSGLLADAAFRCGPGVSFERMTVEAHVLEPKNGTALVHLADGRQLAADHVILAFGNFSPFNPPVTAVARAEGRYLADPWSGALEVPINPLAPVLLLGAGLTALDVALTLDQQGHTGPVYMLSRRGVQPLPHRASRNSSVVASDIVEQLLSSKPTVVSYLRKMRSLAAAGQQDDIDWRDIIGALRPVTAKLWGRLPDKEKQRFLRHAQVYWDAHRHRVAPASFAIFSDRIKERRLLPMAGRICGIEVQPDGLRVQVGLRGSGCIESIEVSHIINCTGPNSNLARVDDQLIVQLRKAGLIQLDSLGLGVCVDESLAVRDSNGAPSTWLSYVGPMLKAQFWEATAVPELRVYAKTLAVRIAASMR
- the cysC gene encoding adenylyl-sulfate kinase, which codes for MTENLVVHKTSVDQAQRSAIKQQRPAVLWFTGLSGAGKSTIANALEQALLEHHRHTYLLDGDHLRLGLCRDLGFNDDDRAENIRRIAEVAKLFVDAGLIVVSAFISPFRRDRAMAREVIGEAYFVEVYINTSLVECERRDPKGLYGKARSGLIKNFTGIDSLYEPPVSPDICINTLEDDVPTAVAKIMSFLVGRFEL
- a CDS encoding glycosyltransferase, which gives rise to MLVEFKPDVVHFFHLNRLGTGLIDKAVAAGVPAFYTPTDFWSVCPTAQLLRCGGRACAGPSPDAGNCAIHFAANMLGDRVGKLITAVPDVFSDYLVRIARSPLMPSVSFVQELRALDGRLERNVNRLNVLHRIFAPNKMIEELLLRHGVRKDILVRSPYGINLDLAVVPRERNGGTRPLRLGFIGTLAPHKGCHVLLQALQGLSSSDINLKIYGKQTDFPEYAARLRQLAGDNASVEFCGTFPNNEIFGVFGQLDALVVPSVWNENTPLVVYSAQAAGCPVVASDVPGIAEVVADGVDGLLFEPGSASELERALRRLLDCPGLLAGLALNSKSPKSVSSYVDELLDAWHSAVN
- a CDS encoding NAD-dependent epimerase/dehydratase family protein → MKITVFGGGGFIGSTIVDRLLLDGHSIRVFERPRVGEYRKFLPHENVEWMTGDLLATSDINKAVEGVDAVLHLVSTTLPKSSNEDPIYDVQSNLIASLQLLNAMVAHKVGRIVFISSGGTVYGSPKYIPIDEKHPTDPEVSYGITKLAIEKYILMYGHIHGIKPVILRVANPYGERQRVETAQGAVGVFIHNVLKQVPIEIWGDGSVQRDFLHVSDVAEAFAKSISYSGNAGVFNISSGVGTSLNSLLELIGEVSGAEVSRVYKPGRSFDVPVSVLSNDLAREELGWSPQVSMKEGIARTFEWAKRK
- a CDS encoding glycosyltransferase family 4 protein, with amino-acid sequence MLNSAPSDFSNYSGMATIAGRYEPEPVSDAQGSKVLVVSYFNGRSLDFSEVYQSLRRQTFQNWKWLVCHDVNLDAQVHDALVAEVAGDARVSIREHAECAVTSTIWAQPEYIVLVDTSTRLGATFIEKALWCLASNPEFAFCNSFGVIHGAEDFLVEQRCSEGKYYLGNPQVKVRGMVVRTSALIEAFDDIAVLPDGRDPISTLTRLAGAGHWGFTIPEHLQWCRLTAVAQEAESVFAGFKKEVPHPHRRYPSAYETLPVEFAFQNPLKPNVRGRRVMFLLPWMVEGGADRVSIDLIEGLIAGGADVTVCATLEAEHRWEHKFAELTPDIFVLPNFLSLSDFPRFLLYLIASRGIDTVLITGSTLGYQLLPYLKSAAPETAFLDLSHTEEMHWLNGGHPRFSVGYQDALDINVVSTRHLAEWMAERGADQEKIRVMYTGIKSNPVSMTASERGDTLRRFDLDESALTIIFAGRMCDQKRPLKLAEILHTLKLAGVRFNALVIGDGELRPAFEGLIKDYELGDNVRVLGARPHAEWLSLLAVSDVLLMPSEYEGISVALLEAMAAGVVPVVADVGGQDELVGEEMGYLVAHGEDEVSRYVGVLQAVAADVSMRERKAQACKRLIAAHYTSAATNRQWLEILDEAHRNRIASSHPPLALGLAKELATWALESRRVTTYLDQIYATHCLTNDAQTEVSFKRGFIYLLVARVRHYRLGKYILDKPLTQKVVRRMKLLIS
- a CDS encoding acyltransferase family protein, with product MNSSATATNRSFGLDVCRTLACLLVVFGHMLGHSLPNPILQSFAFLAIFGVDLFFCLSGFLIGRILLKEAAHWGEMRTIGLTGFWYRRWMRTLPLYVFYFFISLRFDWKGATTFAEQFQYLVFAQNFAWPMTDFYRLSWSLAVEEWFYYAFPLALLLMIGLGAGVKRAATFTIGLFIVVPFLARLGISIGTDRYDDARYIVLFRLDAIGGGVAIAYLYTWHRSLFDRLIKYWYIPLAFVAAIIVLTKQGWPWTVNNKAVLTLFFTCSAIFFAALVPAFFNLRPSRWTLVNRFVKFTSLISYSIYLGHIFAFILVIAVINRFGLHESVYNNPWLVYPIFMACVYALAYMTYLFVEKPFLKLRDYNGFSLFKLMKSLQRLGAGK
- a CDS encoding glycosyltransferase family 2 protein, whose translation is MAKVSVVLTSFNHDKFVKQAIDTVVNQSFSDWELIIVDDVSTDASWEVIQAYNDPRIIKVRNDRTRRYIYNINRAIETQSTGDYIAIHHSDDAWALDKLEKQVAVLEANPQIGAVFSHVQCIDENNRSLNLDWFNQPNKSRAAWLRALFFNMNQLCHPSALVRRSAYEQSGLYKCAHAQIDDAELWTRLLKVTDIHVVQENLTLHRIFSDQSNASGDRPDRRARLKLEWHLQKQHYIDLPLADILEAFPESEQWVTPAGASPKYLLAMVAIHAGTCPGTRLFGIELLYQLMTCPKEQEHIESIHGFNYLDFIALTGKEDFFSSAALVAAPAQTVASGGLRGFADKVIRKLRSA